The following proteins are encoded in a genomic region of Phycisphaerales bacterium:
- a CDS encoding TraM recognition domain-containing protein, with protein MYNHERVERVHAPELLESGVNLGLGIDYRSEDSPDYLVRSLLTTKFLAVPFVVLAVTFAARLLSPWTASSFALGVFTLISVGVAMKRAAFPTELRELGPQPVARFLLTAALGPLAWLLIVFSTLLDTPLLAAGMPFLVAVCAAVYLADAVANHYLAWTAASPRVPDERRQRWLWIWRTRWQSGSDPTELGGLRHRYLIRLGFVAIAYFAAIAAMRLIPIGLSGHVLSGTLAILTFCGLLALASPDPRRCNPRAVMRAIASYLTAIPSRDQAPGVFRSPAGPVGRRFNTLFLVLAVLTFSIPAMSLYFPIGIMTAGPGPWSEAAQRVDWVVSLPERVQDTPADTRPSRARVRDSLSDAQLAYLNALPSETARNAYLDDFRGGEQDARDAYLVANYVTRTPETWLVLAVVGLTTLEPVFIWSLLVSFILSITVPLAVLFLVVYAVAGEPICTFEQTFEGPNASRSRPSDEPEWREYARRLQSSPSPIVRDHLWLGTSKYGDHPILLHRQALDEHAHILGDTGSGKTSRGLAPLVSQLIATAPATGSYPGHSVIVIDLKGEPYFFNSTRVDARAAGVPFRWFTSVTGQPTYVFNPFLQSHVKGLSTHQFAEVLLQSLGLEYGEAYGPSHYSRMNRRVLQRAMQVHASGGTGELESFRELEQVLQTGQTGFTADEKRDATDVFAVIESLARIDAINVTQKDVAKGRVSQTAVDNAIDMTAFLTDPQVGYFYFSSTLETSTVRELAKLALFSLLTAADALERTRGPGHRVYVVIDEFQQIIASNLELVLRQARSKNISCILSNQSISDLKSGGIDVTATVQANTRVRQYFAASDIGQQDLIQRSGGEVFLHEAEVGYAIEELDFDRGPLSEVPPQTVLAGQIGYDEIISMTDDPDMCVLHVTRGSGLTQFSGYPILMRTDYHVSKRRFDRWKAKPWPRNRPETIVAPSPDDLAKRARSPFIDGDDPGVSNELKSNTRIAEALAERKRQQQKQATTKKTTKKKSGKKRNKKKP; from the coding sequence GTGTACAACCACGAGCGGGTGGAGCGTGTGCACGCGCCGGAGCTGCTTGAAAGCGGTGTGAACCTTGGGCTGGGCATCGACTACCGATCTGAGGACAGCCCCGACTACCTCGTCCGCTCCCTGCTGACGACCAAGTTCCTCGCCGTTCCCTTCGTCGTCCTGGCCGTCACGTTCGCAGCTCGGCTGCTGAGCCCCTGGACAGCGTCATCCTTCGCGCTCGGGGTCTTTACGCTCATCTCCGTCGGCGTCGCCATGAAACGAGCGGCGTTCCCGACGGAACTCCGCGAACTCGGCCCGCAGCCGGTCGCACGGTTCTTGCTAACCGCCGCACTCGGCCCCCTGGCGTGGCTGCTCATCGTGTTCTCCACGCTTCTCGACACGCCACTGCTCGCGGCGGGCATGCCTTTCCTGGTCGCGGTCTGCGCTGCCGTCTACCTTGCGGACGCGGTGGCCAACCACTACCTCGCGTGGACAGCGGCCAGTCCGCGCGTCCCCGATGAGCGTCGGCAGCGATGGCTCTGGATATGGCGGACGCGATGGCAAAGCGGGTCAGACCCGACCGAGCTCGGCGGGCTCCGGCATCGATACCTCATTCGGCTTGGCTTCGTTGCGATTGCCTACTTCGCCGCGATCGCGGCGATGAGGCTCATCCCCATTGGTCTGTCCGGCCACGTCCTGAGCGGGACACTCGCCATCCTCACCTTCTGTGGCCTGCTTGCCCTCGCATCGCCAGACCCTCGACGCTGCAACCCACGCGCCGTTATGCGGGCAATCGCCAGTTACCTGACAGCGATCCCGTCTCGCGACCAGGCCCCGGGCGTCTTCCGCAGCCCGGCCGGGCCCGTTGGACGGAGGTTCAACACACTCTTCCTCGTGCTCGCCGTCTTGACGTTCTCTATCCCCGCCATGTCACTCTACTTCCCCATCGGGATCATGACGGCGGGACCGGGGCCGTGGAGCGAAGCGGCACAGAGGGTCGATTGGGTGGTATCGCTACCAGAACGTGTCCAGGACACGCCCGCGGACACGCGACCAAGCAGAGCCCGTGTTCGTGACTCGCTCAGCGATGCTCAGCTCGCGTACCTCAACGCACTGCCAAGCGAAACCGCTCGCAACGCGTATCTCGACGACTTCCGTGGCGGCGAACAAGATGCGCGTGACGCATACCTCGTTGCCAACTACGTTACGAGGACGCCCGAGACCTGGCTCGTGCTCGCCGTGGTCGGATTGACCACGCTCGAACCCGTGTTCATCTGGTCGCTGCTCGTGTCTTTCATCCTCTCGATCACCGTCCCATTGGCAGTACTGTTTCTCGTCGTCTACGCCGTTGCGGGCGAGCCAATCTGCACCTTTGAACAGACGTTTGAGGGCCCAAACGCGAGTCGGTCGCGGCCGAGTGATGAGCCCGAGTGGAGGGAATACGCGAGACGGCTTCAGTCTTCACCAAGCCCGATCGTCCGCGACCACCTTTGGCTCGGCACCAGCAAGTATGGCGACCACCCCATCCTGCTCCACCGGCAAGCTCTCGACGAACACGCGCATATCCTCGGCGACACCGGGTCCGGCAAGACATCGCGTGGTCTCGCGCCCCTCGTCTCGCAACTCATCGCCACAGCCCCAGCAACCGGCTCATATCCCGGTCACTCGGTCATTGTCATCGACCTCAAGGGAGAGCCATACTTCTTCAACAGCACCCGCGTCGATGCGAGAGCGGCGGGCGTTCCGTTCCGCTGGTTCACCTCGGTGACCGGGCAGCCGACGTACGTCTTCAATCCGTTCCTCCAAAGCCACGTCAAGGGACTCTCGACCCACCAGTTCGCTGAAGTGCTTCTCCAGAGCCTCGGCCTCGAGTACGGCGAGGCGTACGGGCCCTCCCATTACTCGCGTATGAATCGGCGCGTTCTGCAACGCGCGATGCAGGTGCACGCGAGCGGCGGCACTGGCGAACTTGAATCGTTCCGTGAACTTGAGCAAGTCTTGCAGACTGGGCAGACCGGGTTTACCGCGGACGAGAAACGCGACGCCACCGATGTGTTCGCGGTCATCGAGAGCCTCGCGAGAATCGATGCTATCAACGTCACGCAGAAGGACGTCGCCAAGGGCCGCGTCAGTCAGACCGCGGTGGACAACGCCATCGACATGACCGCGTTCCTGACCGACCCGCAGGTCGGATACTTCTATTTCTCGTCGACCCTGGAAACCTCAACCGTTCGCGAACTCGCGAAGCTCGCCCTCTTCTCCCTGCTCACTGCCGCCGATGCACTCGAACGGACCCGCGGGCCCGGACACCGTGTCTACGTGGTGATCGACGAGTTTCAGCAGATCATCGCGAGCAACCTCGAACTCGTCCTCCGGCAGGCCCGCAGCAAGAACATCTCATGCATCCTGTCGAATCAGTCCATCAGCGACCTCAAGAGCGGCGGTATAGACGTGACCGCCACCGTCCAAGCCAACACACGGGTGCGTCAGTACTTTGCGGCGAGCGACATTGGCCAGCAAGACCTCATTCAACGTTCAGGTGGCGAAGTCTTTCTCCATGAGGCGGAGGTTGGGTACGCCATCGAGGAACTGGACTTCGACCGCGGACCACTGAGCGAGGTGCCCCCTCAGACCGTGCTCGCCGGGCAGATCGGCTACGACGAGATCATCTCAATGACCGATGACCCGGACATGTGCGTGCTCCACGTCACCCGTGGAAGCGGCCTCACACAGTTCTCTGGCTATCCGATCCTCATGCGGACGGATTACCACGTGTCGAAGCGTCGCTTCGACCGCTGGAAAGCGAAGCCGTGGCCACGCAATCGGCCGGAAACGATCGTGGCACCCTCGCCGGACGATTTGGCGAAACGGGCCCGTTCGCCATTCATCGATGGAGACGATCCGGGGGTCTCGAACGAGCTCAAGTCCAATACTCGCATTGCGGAAGCTCTTGCAGAGCGCAAGCGTCAGCAGCAAAAACAGGCGACAACCAAGAAGACGACGAAGAAGAAGTCGGGCAAGAAGCGCAACAAGAAGAAGCCTTGA